From a region of the Daphnia pulicaria isolate SC F1-1A chromosome 1, SC_F0-13Bv2, whole genome shotgun sequence genome:
- the LOC124320578 gene encoding uncharacterized protein LOC124320578 → MSTSRSRRKKKKRCEKLLSDTDAKLFLVNARDLRNFSSCTKITRLLAASCPDLLAVTETWFTDAAGDHDARSVFPRGYSAVQKPRNLVLTKKKSGGGLALFHKNSVKVTVLSEFPDFLSFECLDLSVAIKSTKVRLIVIYRPPDKSRAQFIEEFSSLLESTVSVSSKLLITGDFNLHVDAPITDAYANHFLTLVESFGLQQHVNQPTHNDDHILDLVLSRQSESLVKSTHVDDSLGRNISDHSAIKCVLNIRPPRWPTKTITFRSFKSIDLDAFLLDIDSLPLVQSPSDSLDGLVTQYNDGIRSTIDQHAPLQTKTIVLRPSAPWRSFEIRGLKAMARWAERMWQAARRKRDPASERFHKVYRKHRLKYSTTLDAARTDSVRERVSDCGGDMRALFQLVGDLTGSSSPPVLPDRPCMQEVVDDLSEFFSSKISTIRSNLDRVAESTSSHTLQHEQSFLQLHEENDLLKFRSVSTAEVSKLIESSPTKSCSLDPLPTQLLKKCLVVLVRPITDIINLSLSTGAFPSSLKHGIITPLLKKPTLDRNVLGNFRPVSNLSFLSKLIERAVLMLLTEHLSKFHLLPVHQSAYRANHSTETALLSLFDDLLTTADQKDASALVLLDLSAAFDTIDHQILLERLSHCFGLSSTAVNWFSSYLSNRTQSVHVGAYTSASVHLLFGVAQGSVLGGPLFIMYVTPFSEATKTEGVQVSQFSDDKQARSRFALKEDFSSQSQCRTRLGCWFEKTDAWLTINRVQLNIPKSTLIYTYNPGKGSTTRHIDSTPLQIGSSLVQPSTTACNLGVIIDSHLTMEAQVKKTCRAANFHLSRINKIRRFLDFSSVKCVVNALVLSRLEYCNSLYLNLPSSLLKRLQRVQNAAVRTIFNLRKREHVSIHRQSLRWLEIADRAKLKVACLTFRCLNGSAPPYLSDLISCYSPSRELRSGDKTLLICKPYRLTLFGKRAFSCAAPLLWNSLPDPVRQAPNLNTFRSLVIRHLLSKNCN, encoded by the coding sequence ATGTCAACAAGCCGATCAcgccgaaagaaaaagaaacgatgtGAGAAGTTGCTTAGTGATACTGATGCCAAACTTTTCTTAGTAAATGCAAGGGACCTCCGCAATTTCTCTTCCTGCACTAAAATTACCCGTCTACTCGCTGCGTCTTGTCCTGACCTGCTGGCGGTAACTGAGACTTGGTTTACTGATGCTGCTGGCGACCATGACGCCAGGTCTGTCTTTCCGCGCGGCTACTCAGCAGTGCAGAAGCCTAGAAACCTGGTTctaacgaaaaagaagagtggTGGTGGTTTGGCTCTCTTCCACAAAAACTCAGTCAAAGTGACAGTATTGTCTGAGTTCcctgattttctttctttcgagtGCCTTGACCTTAGTGTTGCGATCAAATCTACAAAAGTCCGTCTCATCGTCATCTACAGACCACCGGATAAATCACGCGCCCAATTCATTGAAGAATTCTCTTCTCTACTGGAATCTACAGTTTCAGTCTCCTCGAAGCTATTGATCACCGGAGACTTCAATCTTCATGTCGACGCTCCAATCACCGACGCGTATGCCAATCATTTTCTGACTCTCGTCGAGTCTTTTGGCTTGCAGCAACACGTGAACCAACCCACACACAACGATGATCACATTCTCGACTTGGTTCTCTCCCGTCAGTCGGAATCCCTGGTGAAATCCACTCACGTTGATGACAGCTTAGGTCGGAATATCTCTGATCACTCTGCTATCAAGTGTGTGCTCAACATCCGACCTCCCCGTTGGCCGACTAAGACCATCACCTTCAGGTCGTTCAAGTCCATTGACTTGGACGCTTTTCTCTTGGACATTGACTCTCTTCCGTTGGTACAGTCTCCATCCGACTCACTGGATGGCCTTGTCACCCAGTACAACGATGGCATCCGCTCCACTATCGATCAACATGCTCCTCTTCAGACGAAAACCATTGTTCTCCGTCCTTCTGCTCCTTGGAGATCCTTTGAAATCCGAGGCCTTAAAGCGATGGCACGATGGGCTGAGCGAATGTGGCAGGCTGCTAGGAGAAAACGCGACCCAGCCAGTGAACGATTCCACAAAGTCTACAGAAAACACCGATTAAAGTACTCTACTACTCTTGACGCCGCCAGAACCGATTCAGTTCGGGAACGTGTGTCTGACTGTGGTGGCGATATGCGCGCACTTTTTCAACTGGTTGGCGACTTAACTGGCTCATCCTCACCCCCGGTTCTTCCAGATCGTCCCTGCATGCAGGAAGTTGTCGACGACCTAAGCGAATTCTTCTCGTCTAAAATCTCTACAATACGATCGAATTTGGACCGTGTGGCTGAGTCTACCTCGTCTCACACACTTCAGCACGAGCAGTCCTTCCTTCAGCTACATGAAGAAAACGACCTGCTCAAGTTTCGATCTGTGTCCACTGCGGAGGTGTCCAAACTTATTGAATCGTCGCCAACGAAGTCGTGTTCCTTGGACCCACTACCAACTCAACTACTCAAGAAGTGCCTCGTGGTCCTAGTTAGACCAATAACCGACATCATCAACCTTTCCCTTTCTACTGGCGCTTTTCCTTCCAGTCTGAAACATGGCATCATCACGCCTCTCCTGAAAAAACCAACTCTTGACCGGAACGTACTAGGCAACTTTCGTCCAGTATCAaacctttcatttctttcgaaACTGATCGAGAGAGCTGTTCTCATGTTGCTGACTGAACACTTGTCTAAGTTCCACCTACTTCCGGTACACCAATCAGCCTACAGAGCCAACCATTCAACTGAGACAGCCCTACTCTCCTTATTTGATGACCTTCTCACCACAGCAGATCAAAAAGACGCAAGTGCTCTTGTTCTTCTCGACCTGTCTGCGGCATTCGACACAATTGATCACCAAATACTGCTTGAGAGACTGTCCCACTGTTTCGGCCTTTCTAGCACCGCTGTCAACTGGTTCTCATCATACTTAAGCAATAGAACGCAGTCCGTCCATGTTGGTGCATATACATCTGCTAGCGTTCATCTTTTGTTTGGCGTAGCACAAGGCTCCGTACTCGGCGGCCCACTGTTCATCATGTACGTCACACCTTTTTCTGAGGCTACGAAAACTGAAGGCGTGCAAGTTAGTCAGTTTTCAGATGACAAGCAGGCACGCTCACGTTTCGCTCTCAAGGAGGATTTCTCCTCCCAGTCTCAGTGTCGCACCCGCCTTGGCTGCTGGTTCGAAAAGACCGACGCCTGGCTCACCATCAACCGCGTCCAGCTCAACATTCCTAAAAGCACACTAATCTACACATACAACCCCGGTAAAGGCTCCACAACTCGTCACATTGATTCAACCCCTCTCCAGATTGGATCGTCACTAGTCCAGCCGTCCACAACGGCTTGTAACCTTGGTGTCATCATTGATAGTCACCTGACAATGGAAGCCCAAGTCAAGAAGACCTGCAGAGCCGCCAACTTTCATCTCAGCAGGATAAACAAGATCCGTCGGTTTCTCGATTTTTCCTCTGTCAAATGTGTAGTGAATGCTTTAGTTCTTTCTCGCCTCGAATACTGCAATTCTCTCTATCTTAATCTTCCATCTTCTCTCTTGAAGCGCCTTCAGCGTGTCCAAAATGCAGCGGTTCGTACGATTTTTAATCTTCGAAAACGTGAACATGTGTCTATACACCGCCAATCTCTTCGCTGGCTTGAAATCGCTGACCGTGCTAAACTCAAAGTTGCCTGTCTCACTTTTCGCTGCCTTAATGGCTCAGCCCCTCCCTATCTTTCTGATCTCATCTCCTGCTATTCCCCAAGTCGTGAACTCCGTTCCGGCGATAAAACTCTTCTCATTTGCAAACCTTATCGTCTCACTCTATTCGGCAAACGAGCTTTCTCATGCGCCGCCCCTCTTCTCTGGAATAGTCTACCCGACCCTGTCAGACAAGCCCCGAACTTGAACACTTTTCGTTCTCTTGTAATTCGTCACCTTCTGTCCAAAAACTGTAACTAA